The Bradyrhizobium sp. B097 genome contains the following window.
CCAGATCCTCCGGCTTGAGCCAGATCGAGAGCCTGCGGTGATCGAGCGGCGCCTCGCCGAAATTGCCGATCCGGATGCAGGTCACCTTGATGCCGTGCTTGTCGGCATAGAGCGCGCCGACGCCTTCGCCGAACACCTTGCTCACCCCATAACGGCTGTCCGGCCGCGCGGTGACATCGGCACCGATGCGGTGATGGCGCGGGTAGAAGCCGACCGCATGATTGGACGAGGCGAAGATCACGCGCTTGACGCCCTTCTTGCGCGCCGCCTCGAACAGATTGTAGCAGCCGATGATGTTGGCCTGCAGGATCGCATCCCAGGAACCTTCGACCGAATAGCCGCCGAAATGCAGGATGCCGTCGACGCCTTCGCAGATCGCCTCGACCTCGGCGAGGTCGGCGAGATCGGCCGCCTTGAATTTTTCGTTGCTGCCGAGATCGGCGGGAGGCTTGATGTCGCTGAGCAGGACATCCGGATAGATCGGCGGCAGCAGCTTGCGCAGGCTGGTGCCGATTCCCCCCGATGCGCCGGTCATCAATATGCGTGGCATGCCGTCCCTCGTCTTTCCTGTTTGCTGCGACCGAATTGCGGTCGCAGGCCGACAATGATAGCAAACCATGCGCTCAAGGAAACACCATCGAAACACAACAACGAGAACAGCAAATGTCCGATGTTCATTCCGCCGGCTGGCGTCCCGCGACCTGTTATCCCGATCCCGCGATCCACGCGCTCGACCCGCGCTTCGAGAAATACTGGCTGAAGCTCTCCGCCGTTGAGCGCATCGCCACCGGCCTGCGCTGGGCCGAAGGCCCGGTGTGGTTCGGCGATGGCCGCTACCTGTTGTGCAGCGACATCCCGAACCAGCGCATCCTCAAATGGGAGGAAGAGACCGGCGCGGTCAGCATCTTCCGCAAGCCGTCGAACTTCGCCAACGGCAACACCCGCGATCGCCAGGGCCGGCTGATCACCTGCGAGCATGGCGGCCGCCGCGTGGTGCGCACCGAATATGACGGATCGATTACGGTGCTGATCGATTCCTTCGGCGGCAAGCGGCTGAACTCGCCGAACGACGTCGTGGTGAAATCCGACGGCGCGATCTGGTTCACCGATCCGATCTTCGGCCTGCTCGGCAATTACGAGGGCTACAAGGCCGATCCCGAGATCGAGCCCAACGTCTACCGGCTCGATCCCGAAACCGGCAAGGCCAGCATCGTCGCCGAGGGCGTGCTCGGCCCGAACGGGCTGTGCTTCTCGCCGGACGAGAAGATCCTCTATGTCGTGGAATCCCGCGGCGAGCCGAATCGCAAGATCCTGGCCTATGACGTCTCCGCTGACGGCAAGACGATCTCCAACAAGCGCGTGTTCATCGATGCCGGTCCCGGCACGCCTGACGGCATGCGCTGCGACATCGACGGCAATCTGTGGTGCGGTTGGGGCATGGGCGATCCCGAACTCGACGGCGTCGTCGTGTACGCGCCCGACGGCGTCATGATCGGCCGCATCGCGCTGCCGGAGCGCTGCGCCAACCTCTGCTTCGGCGGACTGAAGCGCAACCGCCTGTTCATGGCGGCCAGCCAGTCGATCTATGCGCTCTACGTCAACACCCAGGGCGCGCTCGGCGGTTAGTTTTCTTTGGTCGTCCCGGCGAAAGCCGGGACCCATAACCACCGATGCATTTGGTTGAGCAAGCTCGGGCCGCAATCTTCGCAAAAACGAAGTCCAGTGGTAATGGGTCCCGGCCTTCGCCGGGACGACGATCAAAAGTTACACCTCCAAAACGTCTGACGCCGGAGCGGTGATCCGCCCCGGCGCCAAAATGTTGTCTCTCGTGGCTCGGCTTACGCGGCGTTGTAGCCGGCGACCGCCTTGGCCTCGAGATATTCTTCCAGACCGTAGCGGCCCCACTCGCGGCCGTTGCCGGACTGCTTGTAGCCACCGAACGGCGCGGAGCGCTCGTTCGGCACGCCCTGCAGGTTGACGTTGCCGGCGCGGATCTGGCGGCCGACGCGGCGCGCGGTTTCCACGGTGTCGGCGGAGACGTAGCCGGCGAGACCGTAGGGCGTGTCGTTGGCGATCTTCACCGCCTCAGCCTCGTCCTTGGCGCCGAGGATGGTCAGCACCGGCCCGAAGATTTCCTCGCGCGCGATCGTCATGTCGTTGGTGACGTCGGCGAAGATGGTCGGACGGACATAGAAGCCCTTGTTGACGCCCTCGGGCAGGCCCGGACCACCGGCGACGAGCGTTGCGCCCTCGTCGATGCCCTTCTGGATCAGCGCCTGGATCTTGTCCCACTGGCCGCGGTTGACGACCGGACCGATCGTCGTGCCGTCGGCGCGCGGATCGCCGGCCTTGGTCTTGTCGGCGACGCCCTTCGCGATCGCAGCCACTTCCTTCATCTTGGAGAGCGGCACGATCATGCGCGACGGCGCATTGCAGGACTGGCCCGAGTTGTTGAACATGTGCATCACGCCGCCGGTCACCGCCTTGGCGAGGTCGGCACCCTCGAGGATCACGTTCGGCGACTTGCCGCCGAGTTCCTGGCTGACGCGCTTCACGGTCGGCGCGGCGCGCTTGGCGACATCGACGCCGGCGCGGGTCGAGCCGGTGAACGAGATCATGTCGATGTCCGGATGCTCGCTCATCGCGGCACCCACCTCCGGGCCGAGGCCGTTGAGGAGGTTGAACACGCCCTTCGGCACGCCGGCTTCATGGAGGATTTCCGCGAAGATCAGCGCCGAGGTCGGGGTGAACTCCGACGGCTTCAGGATCATGGTGCAGCCGGCGGCGAGCGCGGGCGCGACCTTGCAGGCGATCTGGTTGAGCGGCCAGTTCCAGGGGGTGATCATGCCGACGACGCCGACCGGCTCGCGCACGATCACGGCGGTGCCCATGGTCTCCTCGAACTCGTACTTCTTCAGCACTTCGAGGGTGTTCATGAGGTGGCCAAGGCCGGCGCCGGCCTGCAGCTTCTCGGCCATCGGCAGCGGAGCGCCCATCTCGTCGGAGACGGCGGCACCGATCTCCTTCATGCGGCCCTTGTAGACCTCGACGACCTTCGTGAGCAGCGCGATGCGCTCCTCGCGGCTGGTCTTGGAATAGGTCTCGAACGCGCGCTTGGCGGCGGCGACTGCCTTGTCGACGTCGGCCTTGGAGCCGAGCGCAATCTCATACATCGCTTCTTCGGTCGCCGGATTGACGACGGGGGTGGACTTGCCTTTGACGACGGGATCGACCCAGGCGCCATCGATGTAGAATTGCATACGATTGACCATCGGAAACCTCTTGTAGGGGGCGTATGGATAAGGGGAACGGAAAGCGTTCGGCAGGCATCCTTGCACGAAAGCAGGGCGAATTGAACCCGCCATATGCGGGGCGCGGCTCGTGCACGCCCAGGGGATATAAGGTCGGTTGCGCGCAGCTGGCAAGGTCGCCTTCGTCGCCCCGGCGAAGGTCGGGGCCCATAACCACCGACAGCAATTGGTAAGGGAGCTGTTAAAGCGAGTCGCGCTTACTTACTTCCACTTGTGGTTATGGATCCCGGCCCCCGTGCGCAATTGCGCACTCGGCCGGGATGACGATGGGGAAAGATCCCCTATTACACCGCCATCTTGCGATGCCGCACCGGGGCGCCGACCGAGAGGCTTTCCGCCGCGTCGATGATGGCGTTGGCGTCGATGCCATAGTGCCGGTAGAGGTCTCCGATCGTCCCGGTCTGGCCGAAATGCTCGACGCCGAGCGCCTCGAGGCGGTGGCCGCGCACGCTGCCGAGCCAGCCGAGCGAGGCCGGATGGCCGTCGATCACGGTCACGATGCCGCAGTCGCGGCCGAGCGGCGCCAGCATCCGCTCGATATGACTCAGATGCTGCGTGCCACGGCGGTCGCGGCGCAAATTCCGCGCGGCGGACCAACCCGCATAGAGCCGGTCGGCCGAGGTGACCGCCAGGAGACCAACATCGCGGTGGCTCTCGCCGATCAGGCCGACCGCCTCGATCGCCTCCGGCGCGACGGTGCCGGTATACGCAACAACGATGTCGCAGTTCGGGCCCGGCTTGCGCATCCAGTAGGCGCCATCGGTGATGTCGCGCTGCAGGTCCGGTGTCATGATCCGCTGCGGTTGCTCCAGCGTCCGGGTCGAGAGTCGCAAGTAAACCGAACCACCCTCGGCGCCCTCGCGCTGCATGTGGCCGAAGCCCCAGCCCATGATCACGGCAAGTTCATCGACGAACGCCGGATCGAACGAGGCGAGCCCGTCCTGCCCGATCCCGATCAACGGCGTCTTGATCGACTGATGCGCGCCGCCTTCCGGCGCCAGCGAAATGCCCGACGGCGTCGCCGCCACCATGAAGCGGGCGTCCTGGTAGCAGGCGTAGTTCAACGCATCGAGGCCGCGCTCGATGAAGGGGTCGTAGAGCGTGCCGACCGGCAGCAGCCGTGTTCCGTTGATCTGCTGCGACAGGCCGAGCGCCGACAGCATGATGAACAGATTCATCTCGGCGATGCCGAGCTCGAGGTGCTGGCCCTTCGGCGAATATTCCCAGGTGTAGGCTGACGGGATCTTCTCCTGCCGGAACAGGTCGTGGTTCTCCGCCTTCGCGAACAGGCCGCGGCGGTTGACCCAGGCGCCGAGATTGGTCGACACGGTGACGTCGGGCGAAACGGTGACGATGCGCGACGCAAGCTCGCTGTCGCCGCGCGCCAGCTCGTGCAGCACCAGGCCAAAACCCTGCTGCGTCGACATCTGCGCCGAGGCCTTGAAGGCCAGCCGCTCCGGCACGTCGATTTCAGGCGCCGAGAGCCGGCGGCGCCCCTCGCGGTTGAACGGCGCCTCGGCCAGGAACGCCTCGAGCTTCGCGGGCTCCTGCGCCAGGCCCTCGAATTTGTCCCACTCATGGCCGGTGCGGATGTTCTGCGCAGCGCGCCACTTCTCCATCTGCGCGACCGTCATCAGGCCGGCGTGGTTGTCCTTGTGGCCCTGCATCGGCAGGCCAACGCCCTTGATGGTGTAGGCGATGAAGCACACCGGACGATCATGGTCGATCGCCTCGAAGGCCTCGATCATGCTCGCCATGTCGTGGCCGCCAAGATTCGACATCAGCGCCAGCAGTTCGTCGTCGCTGCGGCGATCGATCAGCGCCGACACGTCGCCCTGGTCGCCGATATCGTCACGCAGATGCTTGCGGAACGCCGCGCCGCCCTGGAAGCAGAGCGCCGCGTACATCTGGTTCGGACAATTGTCGATCCAGCGCCGCAGCGCTTCGCCGCCGGGCTCGGCGAACGCCTCGAGCATCAGCTTGCCGTACTTCACGATCACCACGTCCCAGCCGAAATTGCGGAACATGGTCTCGAACTTGGCCCACAGCCCCTCGCGCACCACGGCGTCGAGCGACTGCCTGTTGTAGTCGACCACCCACCAGGTGTTGCGCAGGCCGTGCTTCCAGCCCTCCAGCAGCGCCTCGAAGATGTTGCCCTCGTCCATCTCGGCGTCGCCGACCAGCGCGATCATGCGGCCCTCGGGCCGGTCCTTCAGCCAGCCGTGCGCCTTGACGTAGTCCTGCACCAGCGAGGCGAACAGCGTCTGCGCCACGCCGAGGCCGACCGAGCCGGTGGAGAAGTCGACGTCGTCAGTGTCCTTGGTGCGCGATGGATAGGACTGCGCGCCCTTGTAGCCGCGGAAATTCTCCAGCTTGTCGCGGGTCTGGTGGCCGAACAGATACTGGATCGCATGGAACACCGGGCTCGCATGCGGCTTCACCGCGACGCGATCCTGCGGCCGCAGCACCGAGAAATAAAGCGCCGACATGATGTTGGCGAGCGAGGCCGACGAGGCCTGATGGCCGCCGACTTTCAGCCCGTCGGCCGACGGCCGCACATGGTTGGCATGGTGGATGGTCCACGACGACAGCCACAGCACCTTGCGGGCCAGGGCTGTGAGCATGTCGAGGCGTTCAGGCGCGATTCCCATGGCAATGCTCCCAGCGAATATGCCCGATGTTACTGCCGCGGCGGCCGCCGAAAATCTCAATTCCACGCGACAGCACAGGAAAAATTGGGATAAATTCCCACGATCCGGCCCTCACCTGCGAGTTCATCCCAATGCCTGCCCTCGACGCCATCGACCGCAAGATCCTGAGTCTGCTCCAGACCGACAGCCGCATGACCATGCAGGAGCTCGCCGACAAGGTCGGGCTGTCGGTGTCGCCCTGCCATCGCCGGGTCAAGCTGCTCGAGGAGCGCGGCGTGATCTCTCGCTACATCGCAACCGTCGACCAGAAATCGCTCGGGCTGCATGTCTCGGTGTTCATCTCGATCAAGCTCGCACGCCAGAAGGAGGAAGACCTCAACCGCTTCGCGCGCGCGATCTCGAAATGGGACGAGGTGCTCGAGTGCTATTTGATGACCGGCAACCGCGACTATCTCTTGCGCGTCGTCGCCGCCGACCTCTCCTCCTATGAGGCGTTCCTGAAGAACAAGCTGACCCGGCTCGACGGCATCGCCTCGATCGAGTCGAGCTTTGCGCTGAGCCAGGTGAAGTATTCGACGGCGTTGCCGGTGTGAGGGCGCTGGTTGATAACTCCAGCCGTGCCAACACCACGATGTCGTCCTGGCGAAAGCCAGGACCCATAACCACCGCATTTGGTGATGGATGGAATCGCGGCCCCAGCGTCATGCATCGGCAAACAATTGGGGTAATGGGTCCTGGCTTTCGCCAGGACGACGATGAGGATGAGTCGCCATTCAAGATGTCAAACAGCGCGATAATCATCACCCGCGCATGCGCATCCGGTGATCCAGTATTCCAGGGACGCCCGTGCTTGAACCGAGAGGCCGCGGCGTACTGGATCGCCCGGTCCCGTCTCCGTAAAGGCTGGGGAAGCAGTTGCGCATCCGTACGTCGGGCAACTCAGTGATTGGCACCACAGCCGCGGTGAACCAAGCCGGATGTTGCCCTGGCCCCAAGTTCCATCCGGCAAAATAGATCACCGCGACCAGATCGTCGCGGGAACCCAGCGGCGGCCTTCGATGTTGATGTCAGGTATCACTGAGTATCCGAAGGGGTGAGAACAGATGCTGAGGGCTGCCCGCAACAGATGCACCGTGTTGAAGTTCGCCGCGATCCTTGCAGTCGCGGCATCGACCGCGCTGTTCGCAGGCAGCGTCTATGCTCGCGGCGGCGGAGGTCATGGCGGCGGCGGACATGGCGGTGGAGGTCACGGCGGCGGCGGCTTTCATGGTGGCGGAGGCGGCTTCCATGGTGGTGGTTTCCACGGCGGCGGATTTCACGCCAGCGGCGCTCGTGGCGGCGGCTTTCACACCATTCATCCCGCTGCAAGAGGAGGCACGAGGCTCAGCGGCGGCTCCGCTGCGCGTCATTCCCAATTCCGTCCAGCCGCTCACGCTGCGCGCACCGCGCCGAACGTAGCTGCCGGCCAACGTGCCGCCTCACCCGCTGCGATGCGGCACAATGCGAGCGCCGTGGGGCACGCGTTGGCCTCACGCCAGATCAGCACCGCCCTGCGCCAGCCTGGCGGCTTGCGCAATCCGATGACGCGCGCCGCGATCACGACGGCCGCCGCCGGAGCCGCCATGGGTGGCGTTGGGTGGTGGCGCCATCCGAATGGCGGCTATGGCTGGGTCGGCCCGATCTTCTGGCCGTATGCCTATTACGATCTTTATGACTACGCCTGGTGGGGCGGGGGCTATGACCCGTACTTCTGGGATTACGGCTATGGCGATCTGTATGCCGGCCTGTTCGGTCCCTATGACTACGATGCCTTGAGCGGCTATGCCTATTACCTGCCCGGCTATGCCGGTCCCCGGCCGCCGCCCACGGGTCGATCGCGCGCCACCGCTCAGACCACAACCCTTGCCGACATGTGCGGCAGCGACAGAAGCGATATCGCGGGCTTCCCGATCGAGCAATTCCGCAGCGCCATCCAGCCCAATGCGGAGCAGAGCACCGCGCTCGACGACCTCGCCAGCGCATCGCAAAAGGCGTCCGCGACCATTCTCAATTCATGCCCCAAGGACGTGCCGCTGACGGCGCCGAGCCGCCTCGCCGCGATGCAGCAGCGCCTCCAGGCCATGCGCGACGCAGTCGGGATCCTTCAGCCGGCGCTGGAGAGGTTCTATGGGCTGCTCAGCGACGACCAGAAAGCGAAGGTGACCGCGCTGGTGGCAGATCAGCACCGTGGCCAGCGCGAGGCGACGGCGGACAACGGCAACTGCAATACGGCGCAGCCCGCCGCCATCGCATGGCCCGGCGACATCATCGAACGCAACGTCAAGCCAACCGATGCACAGCGTGCGAGCCTCGATGCCTTGCGGGACGCTGCGACAAAGGCCGAGGACACCCTGAAATCGTCCTGTCCGCCCACCGATGCGCGCACGCCACCGGCACGCCTTGCGGCGGTCGGAGCGAGACTCGATTCCATGCTTCAGGCGATCGGGACGGTACGTCCGGCCGTGGACACTTTCTACAGCGCGCTCAGCGACGAGCAGAAGGCTGCGTTCGACGCTGTCGGCCCCGAGCGGGACGGCGGCAGGAGCGCGATGGCCGCCGCAGGCGGTGACGAACCGCCGCGAAGCCGTCATCGCCGCCATCACCATCATGGTCCGAATGTCGGCGGCATGATCTTCCGGATGATCGGCTTGTAAGGCGCGCCATCGCCTCGCGCCTATGGCGGTGACACATCCCGCGGTATCTCAACGGGGCAACCAGCCGGAGCAACCAGGCTACGGCGCGATCCACATGCCAATCACGATGATGGCCAGTGCGACGGCAATCACCAGCATGTCGGTCGTGAGCCAATCGGGCATTCCATTCGATGGCTGCTCGCTCATGTCCGCGACTCCTTCTGTTCGCGTCGAGCCCGTATGCTGAAGCGAAGCAGCGCGAACGAGGATGAACTGGATCACATAAGGGCGCGACAAGCGGTCGCTCCGGATTTCACGCATCCGCGCGCCCTCAAGTTGCAGCACGCGATTGATCTGCCGCGCAGGTTTCTGAACATGTTCGACAACGCCGGCGGCGACAGCAAGCACAATAGCACGTCTTAGCCGGACGTTGAGCCGCGCCTCGTCTTGCAGCGACGTGCACCGTCATTGCGAGCCAACGGGTCGCGCGAACGCGCGCCCGATGACAGGCTCCGCGAAGCAATCCATGGTGCTGCAAGGAGAGACATGGATTGCTTCGTCGCTTCGCTCCTCGCAATGACAAGGAGCGAGGTGCGTAGGGTGGGTTAGCTCAAGGCGTAACCCACCGTGTCGCGCGGCAAGATGGTGGGTCACGCTTCGCTAACCCACCCTACGCGTAGCGCTCTCCGTCACAGCACCTTGCGCTGCGCGAGGTTCTTCATCAGCGCGCCGACGCCGAAAGTCCAGGGCTCGCATTCGTCGCTGCCCCGCATGCGGTTGACGAGCTTGCCGAGTTGGGGCGCGTCGATGGTGACGATGTCGTCGCGCTTGTGGGTAAAACCCTCGCCCTTGGCGTCGCGATCCTTGACCGGTGCGAACATCGTGCCGAGGAACAGCGCAAAGCCGTCGGGATATTGATGCACGGGCCCGATGGTCTGGGCGACCAGATCGGTCGGATCGCGGCTGATCTTGGAGATCGAGGAATGGCCCTCGAGCACGAAGCCGTCCGCGCCCTTCACGGTCAGGCCGACATCCATCTTCCTGACGTCGTCGAGCGAGAAGGTCCCGTCGAACAGCCGCAGCAGCGGGCCGATCGCGCAGGAGGCGTTGTTGTCCTTGGCCTTCGACAGCAAGAGCGCCGAGCGACCCTCGAAATCGCGCAGGTTGACGTCGTTGCCGAGCGCGGCGCCGACGATCTTGCCGGCGCCGGAGACGACAAGCACGACCTCCGGCTCCGGATTGTTCCAGGTCGATTTCGGATGCAGCCCGGCATCCATCCCGGTACCGACCGAGGACAGCGTCGGCGCCTTGGTGAACACTTCAGCGTCGGGGCCGATGCCGACCTCCAGATACTGGCTCCAGGCATTCTGGTCGATCAGCACCTGCTTCAACCGCATCGCTGGCTCCGAGCCCGGCTTCAGCTTGGAGAGATCGTCGCCGACGAGGCGCACCACCTCCTTGCGGATTGCCTCCGCCGACGACGGATTGCCGCGCGCCCGCTCCTCGATCACGCGCTCCAGCATCGAGATCGCAAAAGTGACGCCGGCGGCTTTCAGCACCTGCAGGTCGACCGGCGCGAGCAGATGCGGTCTTGTCGC
Protein-coding sequences here:
- a CDS encoding fumarylacetoacetate hydrolase family protein — protein: MISLTPKDVLPEDGTAGTLVGRVWLPQAGGPAVVAVRGDGVFDVTARFPTVSALCEEADPAAALRATRGERIGDFEAILANTPPDGRDATRPHLLAPVDLQVLKAAGVTFAISMLERVIEERARGNPSSAEAIRKEVVRLVGDDLSKLKPGSEPAMRLKQVLIDQNAWSQYLEVGIGPDAEVFTKAPTLSSVGTGMDAGLHPKSTWNNPEPEVVLVVSGAGKIVGAALGNDVNLRDFEGRSALLLSKAKDNNASCAIGPLLRLFDGTFSLDDVRKMDVGLTVKGADGFVLEGHSSISKISRDPTDLVAQTIGPVHQYPDGFALFLGTMFAPVKDRDAKGEGFTHKRDDIVTIDAPQLGKLVNRMRGSDECEPWTFGVGALMKNLAQRKVL
- a CDS encoding Lrp/AsnC family transcriptional regulator translates to MPALDAIDRKILSLLQTDSRMTMQELADKVGLSVSPCHRRVKLLEERGVISRYIATVDQKSLGLHVSVFISIKLARQKEEDLNRFARAISKWDEVLECYLMTGNRDYLLRVVAADLSSYEAFLKNKLTRLDGIASIESSFALSQVKYSTALPV
- a CDS encoding transketolase; this encodes MGIAPERLDMLTALARKVLWLSSWTIHHANHVRPSADGLKVGGHQASSASLANIMSALYFSVLRPQDRVAVKPHASPVFHAIQYLFGHQTRDKLENFRGYKGAQSYPSRTKDTDDVDFSTGSVGLGVAQTLFASLVQDYVKAHGWLKDRPEGRMIALVGDAEMDEGNIFEALLEGWKHGLRNTWWVVDYNRQSLDAVVREGLWAKFETMFRNFGWDVVIVKYGKLMLEAFAEPGGEALRRWIDNCPNQMYAALCFQGGAAFRKHLRDDIGDQGDVSALIDRRSDDELLALMSNLGGHDMASMIEAFEAIDHDRPVCFIAYTIKGVGLPMQGHKDNHAGLMTVAQMEKWRAAQNIRTGHEWDKFEGLAQEPAKLEAFLAEAPFNREGRRRLSAPEIDVPERLAFKASAQMSTQQGFGLVLHELARGDSELASRIVTVSPDVTVSTNLGAWVNRRGLFAKAENHDLFRQEKIPSAYTWEYSPKGQHLELGIAEMNLFIMLSALGLSQQINGTRLLPVGTLYDPFIERGLDALNYACYQDARFMVAATPSGISLAPEGGAHQSIKTPLIGIGQDGLASFDPAFVDELAVIMGWGFGHMQREGAEGGSVYLRLSTRTLEQPQRIMTPDLQRDITDGAYWMRKPGPNCDIVVAYTGTVAPEAIEAVGLIGESHRDVGLLAVTSADRLYAGWSAARNLRRDRRGTQHLSHIERMLAPLGRDCGIVTVIDGHPASLGWLGSVRGHRLEALGVEHFGQTGTIGDLYRHYGIDANAIIDAAESLSVGAPVRHRKMAV
- a CDS encoding NAD(P)-dependent oxidoreductase → MPRILMTGASGGIGTSLRKLLPPIYPDVLLSDIKPPADLGSNEKFKAADLADLAEVEAICEGVDGILHFGGYSVEGSWDAILQANIIGCYNLFEAARKKGVKRVIFASSNHAVGFYPRHHRIGADVTARPDSRYGVSKVFGEGVGALYADKHGIKVTCIRIGNFGEAPLDHRRLSIWLKPEDLVQLCRIGLEHPDIHFEVLYGASYNERSWWDNHRAYDLGYRPTGRGEDFREHAMAEQAKLPPDPVGDYYQGGTFCSMEFDGDRTRVIDWKK
- a CDS encoding SMP-30/gluconolactonase/LRE family protein, whose product is MSDVHSAGWRPATCYPDPAIHALDPRFEKYWLKLSAVERIATGLRWAEGPVWFGDGRYLLCSDIPNQRILKWEEETGAVSIFRKPSNFANGNTRDRQGRLITCEHGGRRVVRTEYDGSITVLIDSFGGKRLNSPNDVVVKSDGAIWFTDPIFGLLGNYEGYKADPEIEPNVYRLDPETGKASIVAEGVLGPNGLCFSPDEKILYVVESRGEPNRKILAYDVSADGKTISNKRVFIDAGPGTPDGMRCDIDGNLWCGWGMGDPELDGVVVYAPDGVMIGRIALPERCANLCFGGLKRNRLFMAASQSIYALYVNTQGALGG
- a CDS encoding aldehyde dehydrogenase family protein translates to MVNRMQFYIDGAWVDPVVKGKSTPVVNPATEEAMYEIALGSKADVDKAVAAAKRAFETYSKTSREERIALLTKVVEVYKGRMKEIGAAVSDEMGAPLPMAEKLQAGAGLGHLMNTLEVLKKYEFEETMGTAVIVREPVGVVGMITPWNWPLNQIACKVAPALAAGCTMILKPSEFTPTSALIFAEILHEAGVPKGVFNLLNGLGPEVGAAMSEHPDIDMISFTGSTRAGVDVAKRAAPTVKRVSQELGGKSPNVILEGADLAKAVTGGVMHMFNNSGQSCNAPSRMIVPLSKMKEVAAIAKGVADKTKAGDPRADGTTIGPVVNRGQWDKIQALIQKGIDEGATLVAGGPGLPEGVNKGFYVRPTIFADVTNDMTIAREEIFGPVLTILGAKDEAEAVKIANDTPYGLAGYVSADTVETARRVGRQIRAGNVNLQGVPNERSAPFGGYKQSGNGREWGRYGLEEYLEAKAVAGYNAA
- a CDS encoding Spy/CpxP family protein refolding chaperone, whose protein sequence is MLRAARNRCTVLKFAAILAVAASTALFAGSVYARGGGGHGGGGHGGGGHGGGGFHGGGGGFHGGGFHGGGFHASGARGGGFHTIHPAARGGTRLSGGSAARHSQFRPAAHAARTAPNVAAGQRAASPAAMRHNASAVGHALASRQISTALRQPGGLRNPMTRAAITTAAAGAAMGGVGWWRHPNGGYGWVGPIFWPYAYYDLYDYAWWGGGYDPYFWDYGYGDLYAGLFGPYDYDALSGYAYYLPGYAGPRPPPTGRSRATAQTTTLADMCGSDRSDIAGFPIEQFRSAIQPNAEQSTALDDLASASQKASATILNSCPKDVPLTAPSRLAAMQQRLQAMRDAVGILQPALERFYGLLSDDQKAKVTALVADQHRGQREATADNGNCNTAQPAAIAWPGDIIERNVKPTDAQRASLDALRDAATKAEDTLKSSCPPTDARTPPARLAAVGARLDSMLQAIGTVRPAVDTFYSALSDEQKAAFDAVGPERDGGRSAMAAAGGDEPPRSRHRRHHHHGPNVGGMIFRMIGL